A single window of Acetohalobium arabaticum DSM 5501 DNA harbors:
- a CDS encoding TldD/PmbA family protein — MALDLKQIIAQGEELGVDDIELFYEESSENNIKIYEGEVESLKSANAKGLGIRVFIDDKMGFAYTSNFSAEEIEKTLQEAIANAEVASTDEYRTLPETVEKVEKLDLYSDDLAAAELEEKIQLALDLEAAALEYDERVDSVDTVGYGDNEVEIRIVNSKGFNESYRQNQCYAYSYVIAREGEDAETGMAITYGDSVAELTPQKTGKEAAENAVALLGGQPVESQKAPVVFPPEVGSMFMYVLSQALTAEAVQKGKSVFAQKVGEEVAAKEVNIIDNGLLEEGLATAPFDGEGVPSAKTEIIKDGKLKTFLYDTYTANKGNGESTGNASRGSYRGIPGVSPSNFYLANGDSSAEGVLSSVDNGFYVMKVSGLVTGGANPISGDFSVGATGRWIEDGELTKPVREITIAGNLIDFLQDIDMIGDNLKFNPLIGSYATPTFRVKNLAISGS; from the coding sequence ATGGCTTTGGATCTAAAGCAGATAATAGCTCAGGGTGAAGAATTAGGCGTTGATGATATTGAGTTATTTTATGAAGAATCCAGCGAAAATAATATCAAAATCTATGAAGGTGAAGTAGAATCACTGAAATCTGCTAATGCGAAGGGACTGGGAATTAGAGTCTTTATCGATGACAAGATGGGGTTTGCCTATACCTCTAACTTCAGTGCAGAAGAGATAGAAAAGACACTACAGGAAGCTATTGCCAATGCCGAAGTAGCCAGTACTGATGAGTATCGGACTTTACCTGAAACTGTAGAAAAAGTTGAGAAATTGGATCTTTATAGTGATGATTTAGCTGCTGCAGAGTTAGAAGAGAAGATTCAATTAGCACTGGATTTAGAAGCGGCAGCTTTAGAATATGATGAACGCGTTGATTCAGTGGATACAGTAGGTTACGGCGATAATGAGGTTGAGATTAGAATAGTTAATTCCAAAGGATTCAATGAAAGTTATCGCCAGAACCAGTGTTATGCTTATTCTTATGTTATTGCCCGGGAAGGTGAGGATGCCGAAACTGGAATGGCCATTACTTACGGCGATTCCGTAGCCGAATTGACTCCTCAGAAGACAGGAAAAGAAGCTGCTGAGAATGCTGTAGCCCTGTTAGGCGGTCAGCCGGTTGAGTCACAGAAGGCTCCAGTAGTCTTTCCGCCGGAGGTAGGTAGTATGTTTATGTATGTTCTCTCTCAGGCCTTGACTGCCGAAGCAGTTCAGAAGGGTAAGTCAGTCTTTGCCCAGAAGGTAGGGGAAGAAGTAGCAGCCAAGGAAGTCAATATTATAGATAACGGCCTGTTAGAAGAAGGATTGGCCACTGCTCCCTTCGATGGCGAAGGAGTTCCCTCTGCTAAAACAGAGATAATCAAAGATGGTAAACTGAAGACTTTCTTATATGATACCTATACAGCAAATAAAGGTAATGGGGAATCTACGGGCAATGCCAGCCGCGGTTCTTACCGGGGTATTCCGGGAGTTTCGCCCAGTAACTTCTATTTAGCCAATGGAGATAGCTCAGCTGAAGGAGTATTATCATCAGTAGATAACGGATTTTATGTTATGAAGGTATCGGGATTGGTTACTGGTGGTGCCAATCCGATCTCCGGTGACTTCTCTGTCGGTGCTACTGGCAGGTGGATTGAAGATGGTGAATTGACAAAACCGGTACGTGAGATTACCATTGCCGGTAACTTAATTGATTTCCTACAGGATATAGATATGATCGGTGATAATCTAAAGTTCAATCCATTGATCGGCTCCTATGCCACTCCTACTTTTAGAGTTAAAAATTTAGCGATTAGTGGTTCTTAA
- a CDS encoding UvrD-helicase domain-containing protein — protein sequence MKYSAEDIPAENVEYLCEYSQKLLEQERIELEDYAALAYLKYRIYGFEKKIKVNNVVMDEAQDYSMFQFYILKEILDTDMFTILGDIAQGIHAYRGISDWNRVMEDVFEEESSYKTLVQSYRTTIVMELANEIIKNIDNADLPLAKPVIRHGEKPEVRNYEQERELDLKLLYVAMTRPLHRLYVYQQNDSISVLNKIDDSFYECIE from the coding sequence GTGAAGTACTCTGCGGAAGATATTCCGGCTGAGAATGTAGAGTATCTATGTGAATATTCACAGAAACTCTTAGAGCAAGAGCGGATTGAGTTGGAGGATTATGCGGCACTTGCTTACTTAAAGTACAGAATTTATGGGTTTGAGAAGAAAATCAAGGTAAATAATGTTGTGATGGATGAAGCTCAGGATTATAGTATGTTCCAATTCTATATTTTAAAGGAGATACTGGATACAGATATGTTTACTATTCTCGGTGATATAGCCCAGGGAATCCATGCTTATAGAGGAATAAGTGATTGGAATAGAGTTATGGAGGATGTATTTGAAGAAGAAAGTAGCTACAAGACTTTGGTGCAGAGTTATAGAACGACTATAGTAATGGAGTTAGCCAATGAAATAATAAAGAATATTGATAATGCAGATCTGCCTCTAGCTAAACCTGTTATCCGACATGGAGAAAAGCCTGAAGTAAGAAATTATGAGCAAGAAAGAGAACTGGATCTCAAGCTGTTATATGTTGCAATGACAAGACCGCTCCATCGGCTTTATGTATATCAGCAGAATGATTCAATATCTGTGCTAAATAAGATTGATGATAGTTTTTATGAATGTATTGAGTAG
- a CDS encoding sensor histidine kinase, with translation MGINFNKSLKNSITLKIGVAIVVLLAVIFTLVVIDFRQAQTHEINKEMKKIILDVSHQINAQNQRTIDLVETLAYYQEIGNFGERKESLHYLYKFLNNHSDFAGVYFGYEPNADGQDSKYAGTSGKDHNSNGQFLPYVHWSESEIKIEPLVNVSINEYYQAPKKTGKTVITEPHNYEGEMITETTHPIEINGEFMGIAGIDRRLTKFRKMLKGLKPFETARFYLLSKENRVIGTSDENKLLAKYLNQIDKYEEAFMPLVGSNQVKVVHNKQLDKVIAYAPIEIADWKVLMTVDQSEIMSAVNETTSKMVILGIIGVFIICGLLYWLIDRYELLKEKLEYNRLQVQFFANLSHELKTPLNLIFSTLQLLDLYQKNNFESKTYQKLSEYTGTIKQNSYRLLRLVNNLVDITKINSNSFNLNLKNDNIVKIVREITYSVNNYIENEDRILEFNSNIEKKIIACDPFSIERIILNLLSNAIKFTEPGDKISVNVSETDEQEMILISVKDTGIGIPNKKQNIIFERFGQVDKSFTRNNEGSGIGLAIVKLLVELHNGEITVNSTYGEFTEFNIKLPIRRLQEQEESELSQKANMNHGINRIEIEFSDIYNLQE, from the coding sequence TTGGGAATTAATTTTAACAAATCTCTAAAAAATTCTATAACGCTAAAAATAGGTGTAGCAATAGTTGTTTTATTAGCAGTTATTTTTACTTTAGTAGTAATTGATTTTAGACAAGCTCAAACCCATGAAATCAACAAAGAAATGAAGAAGATTATCCTTGATGTTTCTCACCAAATTAATGCTCAAAATCAGCGAACAATAGATCTAGTTGAAACATTAGCTTATTATCAGGAAATAGGAAACTTTGGAGAAAGGAAAGAGAGTTTACATTATTTATATAAGTTTTTAAATAATCATTCTGATTTTGCTGGAGTCTATTTTGGTTATGAACCTAATGCTGATGGCCAAGATAGTAAGTATGCAGGGACATCAGGGAAGGATCATAATTCTAATGGACAGTTTTTACCTTATGTTCACTGGTCAGAAAGTGAGATTAAAATAGAACCATTAGTAAATGTATCAATAAATGAATACTATCAAGCGCCTAAAAAGACTGGTAAAACAGTAATTACAGAACCTCATAATTACGAGGGGGAGATGATTACAGAAACTACTCATCCCATTGAGATTAATGGTGAATTTATGGGAATTGCAGGAATAGATCGTCGTTTAACAAAGTTTCGAAAGATGCTAAAAGGATTAAAACCTTTTGAAACAGCTAGATTTTATTTATTAAGTAAGGAGAATAGAGTAATTGGTACTTCTGATGAAAATAAATTATTAGCTAAATATTTAAATCAAATTGATAAATATGAGGAAGCATTTATGCCATTAGTAGGTTCTAATCAAGTAAAGGTAGTACATAATAAACAACTTGATAAAGTTATTGCTTATGCTCCTATTGAAATTGCTGATTGGAAAGTTTTGATGACAGTGGATCAAAGTGAAATTATGTCTGCGGTAAATGAAACGACTTCAAAAATGGTTATTTTAGGAATTATAGGAGTCTTTATTATCTGTGGTTTGCTTTATTGGTTAATTGATCGTTATGAATTGTTAAAAGAAAAACTTGAATATAATAGGTTGCAAGTACAGTTTTTTGCTAATCTATCTCATGAATTAAAAACTCCATTAAATCTAATTTTTTCAACATTACAGTTATTAGATTTATACCAAAAAAATAATTTTGAATCTAAAACTTATCAAAAATTAAGTGAGTATACAGGCACTATTAAGCAGAATAGTTATAGATTATTAAGACTAGTTAATAATTTAGTAGATATAACTAAAATAAATTCTAATTCCTTTAATTTAAATCTAAAGAATGACAATATAGTAAAAATTGTTAGAGAAATAACTTATTCAGTTAATAATTATATAGAAAATGAAGATAGAATATTAGAGTTTAATTCAAATATAGAAAAAAAGATAATTGCTTGTGATCCCTTTAGTATAGAACGGATCATATTGAATCTTCTTTCTAATGCTATTAAATTTACAGAACCAGGAGATAAAATATCAGTAAATGTATCTGAAACTGACGAACAAGAGATGATTTTAATATCAGTAAAGGATACAGGAATAGGTATTCCAAACAAGAAACAAAATATAATATTTGAACGATTTGGACAAGTAGATAAATCGTTTACACGTAATAATGAAGGTAGTGGAATTGGACTAGCTATTGTTAAGTTACTTGTGGAGTTGCATAATGGTGAAATTACAGTTAATAGTACATATGGAGAATTTACAGAATTTAATATAAAACTTCCGATCAGAAGATTACAAGAACAAGAGGAATCAGAGCTTAGTCAGAAAGCTAATATGAATCATGGAATTAATAGAATAGAGATAGAGTTTTCCGATATATATAATTTACAAGAATAA
- a CDS encoding S-layer homology domain-containing protein has protein sequence MQKKIISIILSAILIVAVSLPIMANNYATDIEGHWANTHITELLADNILSTYYDGQFKPQQPITRGEFAVGLAKGLDLDVVSVTNLTDIQSHPAKGYIAALVHQEIITGYPDNTFRPERQISRAELVTMLMRALELNKTETEINLKGINYDDIPAEDYWANNFINLASRLEIIDGYPDGSFRPNNKVTRAEAAKMLNQTLKLRVIDGSLKAAYPLSNKIRVQKQDGSEIIIDVANNALVGRNNRLVDLDSLMTDDSLHLIVNEFNKIKYLKAYGMVTTDDIATEVSDLTGGIFNPDEVKDLSQGDLKVIESKAKEQVSEITNGFVTPNDLDLIANGKYGLLKPKMRLGIEMELINQGLTYEEAKAILDTDWNALEDFGKTRLVEAVAIQAGLPVDVTDALLEQNWTRLRRLAEIELIQRATAEVLTSDLLS, from the coding sequence ATGCAGAAAAAAATAATCAGCATAATATTAAGTGCAATACTCATTGTAGCAGTCAGTTTACCGATTATGGCAAATAATTATGCAACAGACATCGAAGGGCATTGGGCTAATACACATATAACTGAATTATTAGCAGACAATATTCTATCAACCTATTATGATGGACAGTTTAAACCACAACAACCGATTACAAGGGGGGAATTTGCTGTTGGACTGGCTAAAGGTCTGGACTTAGATGTAGTCAGCGTCACTAATTTAACTGATATTCAGTCACATCCGGCCAAAGGATATATTGCAGCTTTGGTCCATCAGGAAATAATCACTGGATATCCGGATAACACCTTCCGCCCGGAACGGCAGATTTCCAGAGCTGAATTAGTAACTATGCTTATGAGGGCCTTGGAACTGAATAAAACTGAAACGGAGATAAACTTAAAGGGAATCAATTATGATGATATACCTGCGGAGGATTACTGGGCCAATAACTTCATTAATCTAGCTAGCAGATTAGAGATTATTGACGGCTATCCTGACGGGAGCTTCAGGCCTAATAATAAAGTAACCAGAGCCGAAGCAGCTAAGATGTTGAATCAGACATTGAAATTAAGAGTGATTGACGGGAGCCTAAAAGCAGCTTATCCACTATCAAACAAAATCCGAGTTCAAAAGCAGGATGGATCGGAAATAATTATAGATGTAGCCAACAATGCTTTAGTCGGCCGCAATAATCGGCTGGTAGACTTAGATAGTCTAATGACTGATGACAGCCTCCATCTTATCGTTAATGAATTTAATAAGATTAAGTATCTTAAAGCTTATGGAATGGTTACTACTGATGATATAGCTACTGAAGTTAGTGACTTAACCGGCGGTATCTTTAATCCTGACGAAGTCAAGGATCTATCCCAGGGAGATCTAAAGGTTATTGAATCCAAAGCTAAAGAACAGGTCAGCGAAATAACCAACGGCTTTGTAACTCCTAATGACCTTGACCTAATTGCTAATGGAAAGTACGGACTTCTAAAACCAAAGATGCGATTAGGAATTGAAATGGAATTAATCAATCAAGGTCTAACCTATGAAGAAGCAAAAGCAATCCTGGATACTGATTGGAATGCTTTAGAGGACTTCGGTAAAACTCGACTAGTAGAAGCAGTTGCTATTCAGGCCGGGCTCCCGGTTGATGTAACAGATGCACTTTTAGAGCAGAACTGGACTAGACTACGAAGACTGGCCGAGATTGAATTGATTCAGCGAGCAACAGCAGAAGTTTTGACTAGTGATCTGCTGTCATAG
- a CDS encoding TldD/PmbA family protein, with the protein MLSEERIDKVLKSALDKGGEFAELFFEKKESNQLSMESSRLEKVKTGFDLGVGIRVINGDQVSYAYTDDITLDSLLKTAKAAGTASKYNEDVTINNLQQKNTDSVHQIEVRPETVEKLKKKEVLKTADKSARSVDQRIQQVMVSYIDYYQQVLIANSTGLLVEDERVRTRLMVNAIASDGKIIQTGRETPGKHVGFELFDEYSPEEVGKKAGQKAITMLEARPAPSARMPVVVNHGFGGVLFHEACGHGLEADAVQKGSSVYTGRIGEQVANEKVTAIDDATVLNEWGSFVVDDEGHEAEETVLIKDGELTDYMYDYKTAKKEDRESTGNGRRQSYQSRPIPRMTNTFIAPGESKPQEIINSVDQGLYAKSLSGGQVEPATGDFTFTVAEGYLIEDGEVSEPVRNATLVGNGPESLHRITMVGDDLEHAPGMCGKEGQSIPAAVGQPTLLIEELTVGGTEREEE; encoded by the coding sequence ATGTTAAGTGAAGAAAGAATTGATAAAGTACTAAAGTCTGCCTTGGATAAAGGCGGAGAATTTGCTGAACTCTTCTTCGAAAAGAAAGAGAGTAATCAGCTCAGTATGGAGAGCAGTAGATTGGAAAAAGTAAAGACAGGATTTGATTTAGGAGTAGGTATCCGCGTGATCAATGGAGATCAGGTTTCCTATGCCTATACGGATGATATTACATTGGATTCACTGTTAAAGACAGCTAAGGCAGCCGGAACAGCCAGCAAGTATAATGAAGATGTAACAATTAATAATTTACAGCAGAAGAATACTGATTCAGTCCATCAGATTGAGGTTAGACCGGAGACAGTAGAGAAGCTGAAGAAGAAAGAAGTACTTAAGACAGCCGATAAATCAGCCCGTAGTGTTGACCAAAGAATTCAACAGGTAATGGTCAGTTATATAGATTATTATCAACAGGTCTTGATTGCTAACTCAACAGGACTTTTAGTTGAGGATGAGCGGGTAAGAACCCGGCTGATGGTTAATGCAATTGCCTCCGATGGTAAGATTATTCAAACAGGCCGCGAGACGCCAGGGAAACATGTCGGATTCGAGTTGTTCGATGAGTATTCGCCAGAAGAAGTAGGAAAGAAGGCTGGCCAGAAGGCAATTACTATGTTAGAAGCTAGACCTGCTCCGTCAGCCAGAATGCCGGTAGTAGTCAATCACGGCTTCGGCGGTGTCTTATTCCATGAAGCCTGCGGCCATGGATTGGAAGCCGATGCTGTTCAGAAAGGATCATCTGTCTACACAGGTCGGATTGGGGAGCAAGTAGCCAATGAGAAAGTAACAGCCATTGATGATGCTACTGTACTCAATGAATGGGGTTCCTTTGTTGTTGATGATGAGGGACATGAGGCTGAAGAGACAGTCTTGATTAAAGATGGTGAATTAACAGATTATATGTATGACTATAAGACAGCCAAAAAGGAAGATAGAGAATCTACCGGCAACGGTCGACGCCAGTCTTACCAATCCCGGCCGATTCCGCGGATGACTAATACCTTTATTGCTCCTGGTGAATCAAAGCCCCAAGAAATAATCAATAGTGTAGATCAAGGGTTGTATGCTAAGAGTTTAAGCGGCGGTCAGGTAGAGCCGGCAACCGGTGACTTTACCTTTACTGTTGCTGAAGGATACTTAATTGAAGATGGTGAAGTCTCCGAACCGGTTCGAAATGCTACTTTAGTCGGGAATGGTCCTGAAAGCCTTCATCGGATTACTATGGTCGGCGATGATTTAGAACATGCGCCAGGCATGTGCGGCAAAGAAGGACAGAGCATACCAGCAGCAGTAGGCCAGCCTACTCTGTTGATCGAGGAATTGACAGTTGGCGGTACAGAAAGGGAGGAAGAATAA
- the iscB gene encoding RNA-guided endonuclease IscB: MAINYAFVLDNEGKMLDPTKAKKAWYLIRQGKAELVEEYPLIIQLNRTVPSSQINDDEIVLGIDDGAKYVGVALVQDCKTKNKVLFKAKMKQRQDVSAKMEERNDYRGYRRSHKRYRPKRFDNRFASKRKGRLPPSIKQRKQAILRVVKHLSKHIRLDKIILEDVSIDIRKLTEGEELYSWQYQESNRLDENLRKATLKRDDYTCQLCEVEDTMLHAHHIIPVRDGGADSIYNLITLCADCHNNKVDNNEYKYKDQLLTKIDGKELNLKPAMHVMQGKSWLREELSTMAKLEITTGGDTANRRIDYNIEKTHSNDAICITGLLPIDRLDIKGYFIKPLRKKRASKIDSLGDFKHRDVIRYIKRDGTTYLGYITALRVKNNKYNSKVCNFTTLDGEKTFRGYGLTNLTLVNRPQGLMII; encoded by the coding sequence ATGGCAATTAACTATGCTTTTGTATTAGACAATGAAGGTAAAATGTTAGATCCGACTAAAGCTAAGAAAGCATGGTATTTAATTCGACAAGGTAAAGCTGAATTAGTCGAAGAGTATCCACTTATTATTCAATTAAATAGGACAGTGCCTAGCAGTCAAATTAATGATGACGAGATAGTACTAGGTATTGATGATGGTGCTAAATATGTAGGTGTTGCTTTAGTGCAGGATTGCAAGACTAAAAATAAAGTATTATTCAAGGCTAAAATGAAACAGCGCCAAGATGTATCTGCTAAAATGGAAGAACGAAATGATTACCGTGGATATCGTAGATCACATAAAAGATATCGACCAAAAAGATTCGATAATCGCTTTGCCAGTAAGAGAAAAGGTAGACTACCGCCGAGCATTAAACAAAGGAAACAAGCGATTTTGCGAGTAGTTAAACATTTAAGCAAGCATATTCGGTTAGATAAGATAATTTTAGAGGATGTTTCCATAGATATTCGTAAACTAACCGAAGGTGAAGAGTTATATAGTTGGCAGTATCAAGAATCTAATCGACTTGATGAAAATCTTCGCAAAGCTACTTTGAAGCGTGATGATTATACCTGCCAATTATGCGAAGTAGAAGATACTATGCTTCATGCCCACCATATTATACCAGTAAGAGATGGTGGAGCTGACAGTATCTATAATCTAATTACTTTGTGTGCTGATTGTCATAACAATAAAGTAGATAATAATGAATATAAGTACAAAGATCAACTTTTAACTAAAATTGATGGAAAAGAATTAAATTTAAAACCAGCAATGCATGTAATGCAGGGTAAAAGTTGGTTAAGAGAAGAGTTATCAACCATGGCTAAGTTAGAAATTACTACAGGCGGGGATACAGCTAATCGCAGAATTGATTATAATATTGAGAAAACTCATTCCAATGATGCAATCTGCATTACTGGGTTGTTACCAATAGATAGATTAGATATCAAAGGATACTTTATCAAGCCGTTGCGTAAGAAAAGAGCAAGCAAGATAGACTCTCTAGGTGATTTTAAGCACCGAGATGTGATTCGCTACATTAAAAGGGATGGAACAACTTATCTAGGCTATATTACTGCTTTACGAGTTAAAAACAACAAATATAACTCTAAAGTATGTAATTTTACTACTTTAGATGGTGAAAAGACATTTAGAGGATACGGGTTGACCAATTTAACTTTAGTAAATAGACCGCAGGGTCTAATGATTATTTAA
- the polA gene encoding DNA polymerase I — translation MEDKKELFLLDGSSLLHRAFYALPESLQTSDGEYTNGVFGFTKMLLRLIEEEDPDSLAVAFDLAGPTFRHEEYEEYKANRKETPDKLKPQFGLMKEVLEAFRIPVVELEGYEADDIIGTLARQAEEEGYQVTIVTGDRDALQLVTEQTKIRYTKRGITNIVDYDLEKVEEEYELEPRKLIDKKGLMGDKSDNIPGVDGIGKKTSTKLLHQFGSLEEVLDNIDQVSGKKRKQTLKEQADRARMSKKLATIKLDVPIECDLDEFKLEEPDQEKLINILSRLEFNSLLKEFGGHETLNLTGGFEVITDLTEIDRVLSMLDEVESFGFKFNFASTKLYQQKVEGLTVASDEEACYIDTSDLDLAELIDKLQPYFEDYELNKLSLNTKENLIYLKEQGVEVKGISFDPLLADYLLRPSAKEQDLESILTDQLQMELEKTESEAETEVQQVRILFKLQDKLTDKLADKGLMELFIDVELPLIPILAQMELNGIAVDQDMIQELSNKLEEKLDSLRSRAYELAGEEFNLNSPKQLGEILFEKLGLPVIKRTKTGYSTSASVLEKLEDKHEIVPLILEYRKYQKLKSTYVDPLPDLINPKTERIHTSFNQLVTATGRLSSTEPNLQNIPIRTEEGRRIRKVFVAEERKELLAVDYSQIELRVLAHISQDENLIAAYREGQDIHTKTAAEVFGLEASEVSYQQRRRAKAINFGIAYGISPWGLAKDINVSKQEAEDYINQYLNRYPKVKEYMDHQIKQAKEEGYVTTILNRRRYLPEINSSNYHRRSFGERMAINTPIQGSAADIMKLAMLESARVLDERELDTKILLQVHDELIFEVPPEELEEVQQVIKAEMEDVIELDVPLKVDLKVGSNWRDMNEVK, via the coding sequence ATGGAAGATAAAAAAGAGCTATTCTTATTAGATGGAAGCAGTTTATTACATCGCGCCTTTTATGCTCTGCCTGAGAGTTTACAGACTTCAGATGGTGAGTATACCAATGGCGTATTTGGATTTACTAAGATGCTTCTGCGTTTAATTGAGGAAGAAGATCCGGACAGTTTAGCTGTTGCTTTTGATCTGGCCGGTCCTACCTTTCGGCATGAAGAGTATGAAGAGTATAAGGCCAACCGCAAAGAAACGCCGGATAAATTGAAGCCGCAGTTTGGATTAATGAAAGAAGTTTTAGAGGCTTTCAGAATTCCAGTAGTAGAATTAGAAGGATATGAAGCTGATGATATTATAGGGACTCTGGCCCGCCAGGCTGAAGAAGAAGGCTATCAGGTAACGATTGTAACCGGAGATCGAGATGCTCTTCAGTTAGTAACCGAGCAGACTAAAATAAGATATACTAAGCGGGGAATTACTAATATAGTTGATTATGATCTGGAAAAGGTAGAAGAAGAGTATGAATTAGAACCGCGGAAGTTAATCGATAAAAAAGGATTAATGGGGGATAAATCCGATAATATTCCAGGGGTTGACGGTATTGGAAAGAAGACTTCGACTAAGCTCCTCCATCAGTTCGGCAGTTTAGAGGAAGTATTGGATAATATTGATCAAGTATCAGGTAAGAAGAGAAAACAGACCTTAAAAGAACAGGCCGATAGAGCAAGGATGAGTAAGAAGTTAGCCACGATTAAGCTCGATGTACCGATAGAATGTGATTTAGATGAATTTAAGCTAGAAGAGCCTGATCAGGAGAAGTTAATTAATATTCTTAGTAGGTTGGAATTTAATAGTCTGTTGAAGGAATTTGGAGGCCATGAAACTCTTAATCTTACTGGTGGTTTCGAAGTTATTACCGATTTAACAGAGATAGATAGGGTATTGTCTATGCTTGATGAGGTAGAGAGCTTTGGGTTTAAATTCAATTTTGCCAGCACTAAACTGTATCAGCAGAAAGTAGAAGGCTTGACAGTAGCCAGTGATGAAGAAGCTTGCTATATCGATACTTCAGACTTAGATTTAGCTGAATTAATCGATAAACTGCAGCCTTATTTCGAGGATTATGAGCTTAATAAACTGAGTCTGAATACAAAAGAGAACCTAATTTATTTAAAAGAACAGGGAGTAGAAGTTAAAGGCATAAGCTTTGATCCACTACTGGCTGATTATCTTCTTCGTCCGTCGGCTAAAGAGCAGGACTTAGAGAGCATTCTAACTGATCAACTACAGATGGAGCTAGAGAAGACAGAGAGTGAAGCTGAAACCGAAGTACAGCAGGTGCGGATTCTATTTAAATTACAGGATAAATTAACTGATAAGTTAGCCGATAAAGGTTTAATGGAACTCTTTATTGATGTAGAGCTGCCGTTGATTCCTATCCTGGCTCAGATGGAGCTGAATGGAATAGCAGTTGATCAGGATATGATTCAGGAATTATCAAATAAATTGGAGGAAAAGCTGGATTCGCTCCGCAGTCGGGCTTATGAATTAGCAGGAGAAGAATTCAATCTTAACTCTCCTAAGCAGTTAGGAGAGATTCTATTTGAGAAACTGGGGCTGCCGGTAATCAAACGGACTAAGACCGGTTATTCGACCAGTGCTTCAGTACTGGAAAAGCTAGAGGATAAGCATGAGATTGTACCTTTGATTTTAGAATACCGTAAATACCAGAAGTTAAAATCAACCTATGTTGATCCGCTGCCAGATCTAATTAATCCTAAGACGGAGCGGATTCACACTTCCTTTAATCAGTTGGTGACAGCTACTGGGAGGCTCAGCAGCACTGAACCCAATCTCCAGAATATACCGATTCGGACTGAGGAAGGTCGAAGGATTAGAAAGGTATTTGTAGCTGAGGAAAGAAAGGAATTATTGGCTGTTGATTATTCACAGATAGAATTAAGGGTTTTAGCCCATATTTCCCAGGATGAGAACCTGATTGCTGCTTATCGAGAGGGCCAGGATATCCATACCAAAACAGCAGCCGAAGTATTCGGCCTGGAAGCATCTGAAGTTAGCTATCAGCAGCGCCGTCGGGCTAAAGCAATTAATTTTGGAATTGCCTACGGTATAAGTCCCTGGGGATTAGCAAAAGATATTAATGTCAGCAAACAAGAGGCTGAAGATTACATAAATCAGTACTTAAACCGTTATCCTAAGGTCAAAGAGTATATGGACCACCAGATCAAGCAGGCCAAAGAAGAAGGTTATGTAACTACTATTCTGAACCGCCGCCGCTATCTGCCGGAGATTAACAGCAGCAATTATCACCGCCGCAGCTTTGGCGAACGAATGGCCATTAATACTCCGATTCAGGGCAGTGCAGCCGATATTATGAAGCTGGCTATGCTGGAGTCGGCCCGAGTTTTAGATGAACGGGAACTGGATACGAAGATACTACTTCAGGTGCATGATGAATTGATCTTTGAAGTGCCGCCTGAAGAATTAGAAGAAGTCCAGCAGGTAATTAAAGCAGAGATGGAAGATGTAATTGAGTTGGATGTACCGCTTAAAGTAGATCTCAAAGTTGGTTCTAACTGGCGGGATATGAATGAAGTCAAGTAG